From Anopheles coluzzii chromosome 3, AcolN3, whole genome shotgun sequence, the proteins below share one genomic window:
- the LOC120955179 gene encoding phospholipid-transporting ATPase ABCA3-like, translating to MAILTAQSTSTAAATTLTQPAGTSGWGKFVLLLWKNFLLHWRSKVSSLVEIFIPPLFMLLMVGLRSLTEIEHVPHVSVYQPLDITNFTAIRRNLVIPFQDTLAYSPNGPALRTLMEPVGEWMNLELQPLPNGSALQDFLLGTNSFAGVEFDIRLNGSSTLPQRLNYRLRFPGEQRSQFTVGHSWQTDRRWGSRPDGGARFAEESDGGPSPGYFREGFLTLQHFIFKSFAQQFKTIPDPIPDVYLQRFPYPPFREDSFPSSLTTFLPISVMLAFIYPCISIVKNILFEKEKQIKEAMKIMGLQNWVLWTSWFVKCFVFTQISIGLVVLFLKVPWYSTPNVSVLTYSDAGVIWLIFFVYGISIITFSFMLSTLFSKANSGGAVAAIIWFLAFAPYIIMVQDYRNLTVSQKLGSALLLNSAIGFAMRLVGVYEGTTQGVQWSTLFHDSDVDDINIGQMLLMLLGNAAIYMLITLYIEQVFPGDFGLAQPWYFFVTKRFWCGERPSSDEPISQSVSSKMNDNIEAEPKGRIPRIQIRELRKVYSNKKIAVEGLTFNMFEGQITALLGHNGAGKTTTMSMLTGMKRPSSGTAIIWGHDIRTEMKSVRLSLGYCPQHNILFDGLTVREHLYFYGRLKGLSKLQAQYEIDKYIKALELVDKADVRSSSLSGGMKRKLCVGIALCAGSRVVLCDEPTSGMDPAARRALWDLLIAEKTRRTMILSTHFMDEADMLGDRIAIMADGKLKAVGSSFFLKKKYGVGYRLICVKQPDCDVDRVTEVLRKHIPLIQVESNVGSELSYLLQEEHSRGFQTMLEELEKRGEELCICDFGISLTTLEEVFMKVGSDSTGVSQVGEEASLHSLHSYSTGTDLESRTTVDDYELLEGWRLFVYQIWALFLKKIYQTYRNWFLLVVQVLIPVLFVAVTIAVVRNWGGSGDMPPRALGLRFYNPSLTLIQREPDDQADPLQQQILDNYMKLFRSMPSIPLRIVDWMEDVFLHFADLNLMMVNRQFIVGAGILNHNLTAWFNNEALHSPPVALQMMHNALLTTFTGERGYNISITNFPLPYTDETRLQLMRTFNNLGFQLAYYTGFAMSFVVGFYVIFYIRERVTKAKLLQLVSGVNRLTYWFTGFIWDYLTYAFVCIFIIVTVAIFQEPGFSTGGEVFRLYSVFLFVGVPALPLTYIVTLYYNVAPAAFIRISVAYIVTGTALFIFVYLLGTDMFELEELSDVLSNVFLIFPHFALCDAIVNLSHMSVTIDACDAVRPPGVTPLPICEDGLYYYQWERPGIGRHLFYCLVMTVAYFAILLLLDFKVLKLLVQKGREWYHRKHFKADTGNGSREMDSDVAREKERIAVMTVEERARTNLVAHEMTKYYNRFLAVNQLSVGINSSECFGLLGANGAGKTTTFKMLSGDETISFGDAWIKGHSLKSELKKVHQHIGYCPQFDALIEDLTGRETLKLFSLLRGVPRFNIPTVSMYLAREFGFEKHLDKQVKAYSGGNKRKLSTALAMLGNPSVVYLDEPTSGMDPGAKRNLWNGVCRVRDSGKTIVLTSHSMEECEALCTRLAIMVNGEFKCIGSTQHLKNKFSQGFVLTIKAKRVDGGGKGKESDTLDLQNIKDHIVAKFPDSHLKEEYQDLLTYYIRSNSMKWSQIFGVMEQAKQQLNIEDYSIGQTSLEQVFLAFTKYQRE from the exons atggcCATCCTAACGGCTCAATCGACCAGTACGGCGGCCGCGACAACGCTCACCCAACCGGCCGGTACGTCCGGCTGGGGCAAGTTCGTGCTGCTTCTCTGGAAGAACTTTCTACTACACTGGAGAAGCAAGGTGTCCAGCCTGGTAGAGATCTTCATTCCACCCCTGTtcatgctgctgatggtggggCTGCGCAGTTTAACCGAAATCGAACACGTCCCGCACGTTTCCGTCTACCAGCCGCTGGATATCACCAACTTTACCGCTATCAG GAGGAACCTGGTCATACCGTTCCAAGACACTCTCGCCTACTCCCCAAACGGGCCAGCCCTCCGCACCCTCATGGAGCCGGTTGGTGAGTGGATGAATCTGGAGCTCCAGCCCCTCCCGAATGGGTCTGCCCTGCAAGACTTCCTGCTCGGTACGAACTCGTTCGCTGGTGTAGAGTTCGACATACGGCTGAATGGATCGAGCACGCTACCGCAGCGCTTAAACTACCGCTTACGCTTTCCGGGTGAACAGCGGTCCCAGTTCACCGTCGGCCATAGCTGGCAGACGGATCGACGCTGGGGCTCGCGCCCCGATGGCGGTGCCCGGTTTGCCGAGGAAAGCGATGGTGGACCATCGCCCGGTTACTTCCGCGAAGGGTTCCTAACGCTGCAGCACTTTATCTTCAAATCGTTCGCGCAACAGTTCAAAACGATCCCCGATCCGATACCGGACGTGTATCTGCAACGGTTTCCCTATCCCCCGTTTCGGGAGGATAGTTTCCCCTCGAGCTTAACCACCTTTCTGCCGATCTCGGTAATGCTGGCGTTTATCTACCCGTGCATCAGCATCGTGAAGAACATTCTGTTCGAGAAGGAGAAACAGATCAAGGAAGCGATGAAGATCATGGGCCTCCAGAACTGGGTGCTGTGGACTTCCTGGTTCGTCAAGTGCTTCGTGTTTACGCAGATCTCGATCGGGCTGGTAGTGCTGTTCCTGAAAGTGCCCTGGTACTCGACGCCGAACGTTTCTGTGCTGACGTACTCCGATGCCGGTGTGATCTGGTTGATCTTCTTCGTGTACGGCATATCGATCATTACCTTCTCCTTCATGCTGAGTACGTTGTTTTCTAAGGCTAATTCGGGTGGTGCGGTTGCGGCCATCATCTGGTTCCTGGCGTTTGCACCGTACATCATTATGGTGCAGGATTACCGCAACCTAACAGTCTCGCAGAAGCTTGGATCGGCGCTGCTGCTCAACTCTGCGATCGGGTTCGCGATGCGGTTGGTCGGTGTGTACGAAGGCACTACGCAGGGCGTTCAGTGGTCGACACTGTTTCACGATAGCGATGTGGATGATATCAACATAGGACAGATGCTGCTAATGTTGCTTGGTAATGCGGCGATCTACATGCTGATTACGCTCTACATTGAGCAGGTGTTCCCAGGAGACTTTGGGCTAGCGCAACCGTGGTACTTCTTTGTGACGAAGCGCTTCTGGTGCGGTGAACGACCATCCTCCGATG AGCCCATAAGTCAAAGTGTTTCCAGTAAAATGAACGACAACATCGAGGCAGAGCCGAAAGGACGCATCCCCCGCATACAGATCCGCGAACTTCGGAAAGTGTACTCCAACAAGAAGATTGCCGTCGAGGGATTAACGTTCAACATGTTCGAGGGACAAATAACGGCCCTGTTGGGACACAATGGTGCCGGCAAGACTACCACCATGTCGATGCTGACGGGTATGAAGCGTCCCAGCTCCGGCACGGCCATCATCTGGGGACACGACATACGAACGGAGATGAAATCGGTTCGGCTATCGCTGGGCTACTGTCCACAGCACAACATCCTCTTCGATGGGCTGACGGTGCGTGAACATCTGTACTTCTACGGACGTCTGAAAGGGCTCTCGAAGTTGCAAGCCCAGTACGAAATTGACAAGTACATTAAAGCGCTGGAGCTGGTGGACAAGGCGGATGTCCGTTCGTCCAGCCTGTCCGGTGGTATGAAGCGAAAGCTCTGTGTCGGTATCGCCCTATGTGCCGGCTCGCGGGTAGTGCTGTGCGACGAACCAACGTCCGGCATGGATCCGGCAGCAAGACGTGCGCTGTGGGATCTACTGATCGCAGAGAAGACGCGCCGCACCATGATCCTTTCGACACACTTCATGGACGAAGCGGATATGCTCGGTGATCGTATCGCAATCATGGCGGACGGTAAGCTGAAGGCAGTTGGATCATCGTTTTTCCTGAAGAAAAAGTACGGCGTTGGCTATCGATTGATATGCGTGAAGCAGCCGGACTGTGATGTGGACCGGGTGACGGAGGTACTGCGCAAGCACATCCCGCTCATACAGGTGGAGTCGAACGTCGGCTCGGAGCTGTCGTACCTGCTGCAGGAGGAACATTCGCGCGGCTTTCAGACGATGCTGGAAGAGTTGGAAAAGCGTGGTGAGGAGCTGTGCATCTGTGACTTTGGCATATCACTTACCACGCTCGAGGAGGTGTTTATGAAGGTTGGTTCCGACTCGACCGGTGTGTCGCAGGTGGGCGAGGAGGCAAGTCTGCACAGCCTGCACTCGTACAGCACCGGGACGGACCTTGAGTCACGCACTACGGTTGATGACTATGAGCTGTTGGAAGGATGGCGGCTATTCGTCTATCAGATTTGGGCACTATTCCTGAAGAAGATCTACCAGACGTACAGGAATTGGTTCTTGCTGGTAGTGCAGGTACTGATTCCGGTGCTTTTTGTGGCGGTAACGATTGCGGTGGTGCGCAACTGGGGCGGTTCGGGGGATATGCCACCGCGTGCCCTTGGGCTGCGATTTTACAATCCCTCCTTGACGTTGATACAGCGCGAACCAGATGATCAAGCTGATCCACTCCAACAACA GATTCTGGACAACTACATGAAGCTGTTTCGCAGTATGCCAAGCATACCGTTACGAATCGTGGATTGGATGGAGGACGTGTTTCTACACTTTGCCGACCTGAACTTGATGATGGTCAATCGGCAGTTTATCGTGGGCGCTGGCATCTTGAACCACAATCTGACGGCTTGGTTTAACAATGAGGCACTCCATTCACCACCGGTCGCGTTGCAGATGATGCACAACGCTTTGCTAACGACGTTTACGGGAGAGCGAGGGTATAACATTTCCATCACGAACTTCCCACTGCCGTACACGGATGAAACGAGG CTTCAACTGATGCGTACGTTTAACAATCTAGGCTTCCAGCTGGCTTACTACACCGGCTTCGCAATGTCGTTCGTGGTGGGTTTCTACGTCATCTTCTACATTCGCGAACGCGTCACCAAAGCGAAACTGCTCCAGCTCGTCAGTGGTGTCAACCGGCTGACCTACTGGTTCACGGGATTCATCTGGGACTACCTAACGTACGCGTTCGTGTGCATCTTTATCATCGTAACCGTAGCAATCTTCCAAGAGCCGGGCTTCAGCACTGGCGGCGAAGTGTTCCGGCTCTACTCGGTGTTCCTGTTCGTTGGAGTGCCTGCGCTACCCCTGACGTACATCGTAACGCTGTACTACAATGTAGCACCGGCCGCATTTATCCGCATAAGCGTAGCGTACATCGTCACCGGAACGGCACTGTTCATCTTTGTGTATCTGCTCGGCACGGACATGTTCGAGCTGGAGGAACTCTCGGACGTCCTGTCGAACGTGTTCCTGATCTTTCCACACTTTGCACTGTGCGATGCGATCGTCAATCTAAGCCATATGTCCGTTACGATCGATGCGTGTGATGCGGTACGCCCGCCGGGTGTAACCCCGCTGCCCATCTGCGAGGACGGGCTGTACTACTACCAGTGGGAACGGCCCGGTATTGGGCGGCATCTGTTTTACTGTCTCGTGATGACGGTCGCCTACTTTGCGATACTGTTGCTGCTCGACTTTAAGGTGCTAAAGTTGCTGGTACAGAAGGGACGCGAGTGGTACCATCGCAAACACTTCAAAGCGGACACGGGTAACGGTTCGCGGGAGATGGATTCGGATGTGGCAAGGGAGAAGGAGCGGATCGCTGTCATGACGGTGGAGGAACGAGCGCGCACCAATCTGGTGGCGCATGAGATGACCAAGTACTACAATCGGTTTTTGGCCGTCAATCAGCTGAGCGTTGGTATCAACAG CTCGGAATGCTTTGGATTACTTGGTGCTAATGGAGCGGGTAAGACGACCACCTTCAAGATGCTGTCTGGCGATGAGACGATCTCGTTTGGCGATGCCTGGATCAAGGGTCACAGCCTGAAGAGTGAGCTGAAAAAGGTCCACCAGCATATCGGTTACTGTCCACAGTTTGATGCACTGATCGAAGATCTTACCGGGCGGGAAACGTTAAAGTTGTTCTCGCTGCTGCGTGGTGTGCCGAGGTTCAATATCCCCACCGTCAGTATGTACCTGGCGCGGGAGTTTGGCTTTGAGAAGCATCTGGATAAACAGGTCAAAGCGTACAGTGGTGGCAATAAGCGCAAGCTAAGCACTGCCCTCGCGATGCTCGGCAATCCGTCGGTCGTGTACCTGGACGAACCGACGTCCGGTATGGATCCGGGGGCGAAGCGCAACCTCTGGAACGGTGTCTGCCGGGTGAGGGACAGTGGCAAAACGATCGTACTGACGTCACACAGCATGGAGGAGTGCGAGGCACTGTGTACGCGGCTGGCCATCATGGTGAACGGGGAGTTCAAGTGCATTGGTTCGACGCAGCACTTGAAGAACAAGTTCTCGCAGGGTTTCGTGCTGACGATCAAGGCGAAGCGTGTCGATGGTGGTGGCAAGGGGAAGGAAAGCGATACGCTTGATCTGCAGAACATTAAGGATCACATTGTGGCGAAGTTTCCGGATTCGCACCTGAA